TTTATGCATGTCTGCGTCAATTTATCATTTTGGATTCAAGAATTGATACAACCTAAAATTCCATTAATTCTGCTTTCAATCCAAGTAGTTACATATATGAATAACTTAGATCATTAGATTAAAGCTTCAATTGTTTATGTTCAAACACATGTAATATTCAAGGGaatgagctgaaaaatgaaatcCCAAATGTAGAAACTAGAAGCATTAGTACCTAGTTGAAGTACCAAGAATAGTTCCTTAGGAGACAAGGACTAACAGGACCCTCACCACCATTCTCTTCTTCATTAGTATGTTATCCATTCTCTGAGTCAAGAAATTTGCACCATGTACAGACAAGGAGAGGAAGATAGTGATGTATTAATAGTTACTACTAGACCAGATAAAGGCACATCATTATATCAAAATAATACGTAAAACATGAGTATATATGTACTCAGCATGCATTTAAAGAACTATTTCAGTAGGaggaaaattttcagaaattttggTGTGGGATGATAATGAAGAAAACACTCTGAAACACACAAGATGTATGTGGTATAGAGCCAACCATTTCCTCTAATCGGATGTGTTTTAAAATGCTCACCTCCAAATACTCATCCTCAAATTTGTGCCTCTCTCTTCATGACCCATCGGCCATCACCCCATTTGTCTTCATCTCAGCTattattttatcacttttttttgTTCCATAACTTgtcattatttttcttggttcattgtcctttttctccttttaaGTTTATCCTCACTTCTCTACTTGTGGTTTCCCTCTGCATGCACTCTTCTCACTAGTCTTGCAGAGTTAAGGTTTGTCCCCTGCTTTTCACTTTGCTCTTTGCTTCTACTGACCTTATTTTGCTTTGCCAGACTCACATGATCAACCAATCCAGTTGCAACTTCCAATTCTATGATTCTTATATGGCATAACTATTTGGGCTTCTGTACTTCCAATTTTGTTGGGGTCTTGCTTAATTTTTTAGGCTCTTATTCAGGGGTTATTGCTCTTTCCTTAATGATTTCTTTCTTCGAGTCTTTACAGAGTATTGATACATATGCCGTGACGCATATGCCCTTTACGTAACAGATTTTGGATGCTTCGGAAAAAGGAATTTTTGTGTCTTAACTGTTGCCTTATATGGACAATTAGAGAATATTCTTGTTTTGGggataataaagaaaatatggtTTTGAAAAAGGATAGTGTAATTAATCTGTAATCTGAGTTTTGTGTCTCTCTTAACAAGGTAGGATCTTTAGGAGGGGAAGCTTAGAGAGTTTGCCGCAGAGATGGGGGAGATTACCAACGTCACGGAATATCAGGCAATTGCCAAGCAGAAGTTGCCAAAGATGGTATATGATTACTATGCATCAGGTGCAGAGGATGAATGGACTCTGGCGGAGAATAGAAATGCTTTCTCAAGAATTTTGTAAGTTGATGCCATTTTCAAGGCCTAGAATAAACAATGATTCAGTAACTCTTCAGCAATTTGTTAAGATTGATTGCTGATTTCATCTAACTATGCTGCTTAATTGAAACCAATACAGATTTAGGCCACGGATTCTAATTGATGTGAGCAGGATTGACATGACCACCACCATCTTGGGATTTAAGATTTCAATGCCCATCATGATTGCCCCAACTGCCATGCAGAAAATGGCTCATCCTGAAGGTAACAGATTCCTAGCTTTTAACAAAACAACTTTCTTTCTTAGCAGCTGATACCCTATAAGTACCATAGGAAATGACAGTTTTCAAAGATTGATGATTGATTAGCTCATATTCGTGTTAATACTGTTCAGAATTAGAGGACCTTCTGGAAGATATAGTAACGTCTGCTGGAAATATCCATTTGGGAATACTGATGTTACCAAATTGTTCAACTAGGATTGTTATGCATAAAGCTATACTGTTATCAATTTGTTTCGACTTGCTAAACTTGAAGTTGAGCTTGCGTGGACGTCTTCAAACTTCACTTTCTGTTAGCAAGCAATACTTGGCTGATCTTAACTACCTGGTTGCACCCATTGCACCAAGAACCTGCTCAATGTCCTTTTATTTGATGTAGTGTACATTTACAGTTTACTCCTCAAAGTATTCTACCTTTGGATAAATATAGCTGCAGTACATTTTGCTGATATCATACCTCcttggaaagaaaaaaggaaaaacggAAAAGGAGACTTTTTGACTTGTTCTATATTTCTCTATGACAATTAAAGAAGCAGGAAGATCCTCTATATTTCTctatgacaaaacaaaagaaagattaTTTATTGGAATGGGAACATTTTTAAAgtgattgaaaaagaaaagatgagtaGGATAATCCATGAAGGAAATGTGATTAATTTATTAGTCTCTGCATGATGTAAAGCAGCTCACTTCTTTGTACCAAACATGCTTTTGAAGTTCTTGAAGCTGATATGGACTAATTTTATGCAGGTGAATATGCAACTGCAAGAGCTGCATCAGCTGCAGGAACAATTATGGTTAAATATATATCCTTGTCAAATTTATATCAAATCTTTTGAAAGAAGATTTAGATCATGTTTAAATTCATAGGGTCACATTATTTGGCAGTATCTACTCTCCAAGAAGGCAAGAACTATCAAAGTTGACATGACAATGTAGCAAGATTTTGACATTGTGTGGCTTTATATAGCACACTGGAAAATAATGGAACCTGGAGATTAAAGTACAAAGACTTGTAATATACACTGAATTATTAATGTATGATCTGTTGGTGATTTCAGACGTTGTCATCATGGGCTACTTCCAGTGTTGAAGAGGTTGCATCAACAGGACCAGGCATCCGGTTTTTTCAACTTTATGTAAGCATGAATTTGCAATCCTTGCAATCTTTTTGTGTTACTGCTGTTGCTGTTCCAGCTCTTGACTTGTCATCATCAGTTACCTATAGACAAATTTCATACCTCTGCTATGCAGGTCTACAGGGACAGGAATGTTGTTGCTCAGCTTGTGCGAAGAGCTGAAAGGGCAGGTTTTAAGGCTATAGCCCTTACTGTTGACACACCTAGACTGGGACGCAGAGAAGCAGATATCAAGAATCGGTGTGTTTCAATTCCAACATTATCATAGATCTTAGACTTATTGAATTAGGTTGTGCTACATCACAATTTGAGGGGTTAGACTTTAACCTTAAAGTACTAGAGGTTAATAAACTATCTCTGAAGAGTGCATTTGACTGAATCTGATACAGATTTACTTTGCCACCATTTTTGACATTGAAGAACTTCGAGGGATTAGACCTTGGCAAGATGGACAAAGTAAGTTGCGACCATAATTGGTCCATATATGTAACTGGTCTGAATTTTTGAGGTCTTATACAAGTTTTAATTGTTGTCCTATTTGCAGGCAGATGACTCTGGATTAGCTTCATATGTTGCTGGTCAAATTGATCGCACTCTAAGTTGGAAGGTACAGTAGCTGCATTGTCATAACTGAATGGGTCTTTTGCTAAGTCATGGATATTACTCAACACTATGCTCACCCTAGTTTGGCTGCTTGCATCTTGGCATGCCTGTTAGAGCTATTTGTGTGGAACTAGTTTCTGAAAGCATAAAAACCTAAaaacaattttcatgttttctggTGTCTTTTTGTAAACCAATGCGATGTCATCAAACTTGAGTCAGTATCCTGAACCTAGTAGAAATGAAATGGCATACCATTCGTTATGAGTTTCCAatttctttatattctcattATATGAGTAGGATTAAGGTGacattaccaaaaaaaaaaaggactttttagaaaaactgaaaaaagaAATCAATATTAACTATGTCTTTCTCAAAACTGACAGGATGTCAAGTGGCTCCAGACCATCACTTCAATGCCCATCCTTGTGAAGGGTGTCCTTACTGCTGAAGATGGTAAGAACTCAGAACAATGGAGGCCCTCACAATCACCTCTTTAGTGGTCAGGCTTTTGGTGATATGTACTAATGTAGTGAGGAAATGACTCTTGCAGCAAGAATAGCTGTCCAGAATGGAGCAGCTGGCATCATTGTATCCAATCATGGTGCCCGTCAACTTGATTATGTTCCTGCAACTATTATGGCTTTGGAAGAGGTGCCCAACTCTTGCCTGGCTTATCATCTGCTTTACATTTAAACGCCCGATGAATACACCAAAATTAAGCTAATTGGAAACTTTTTATCATATCATTATTTGGTAACCATGTTCTCTGATGTGAAAACTTTAGGTTGTGAAAGCTGCACAGGGTCGTGTGCCAGTGTTCTTGGATGGAGGGGTCCGTCGTGGCACTGATGTCTTCAAGGCCTTAGCCCTTGGAGCTTCTGGCATATTCGTAAGTTCAACATATTAACGAAATTTATAGTAGAATCTTCCATGATGTTGGTATGATCTCATTCTGTCCATAAATATGGACGAATTGGTCTAATGTAATTTGCATATGTTTCTGCAAAACAAGTGATCATGTGGTCATGTTCTGAATGGACAGATTGGAAGACCTGTGCTTTTCTCCTTGGCTGCAGAAGGAGAAGCTGGGGTTAGAAAAGTACTTCAGATGCTGCGTGAGGAATTTGAGCTAACCATGGCGTTGAGCGGCTGCCGGTCACTCTCGGAGATTACTCGCAACCACATTGTCACCGACTGGGATGTTCCACGCCTTCTTCCTCCAGCAAGGCTTTGAATGCAGCTGCCTAAATTAGAGGCAACTGCTTCATTACAATTTGAACCATGGCATTTGTGCTTTCAAGAGAATCCCTTTTCATGAAAACTCACTTATGTTTAAATGAGTCTACAATCTACATTATGATAATGTCAAAGCTTTTGAGTAATGATGGAACGGCATACTTCCCTAAATGTTCACAAGAGCCTGTCTTGTACATTCTTTCTCTGACACTATTACCATTGTTCCCTGAGCAGAATTTCTGTTTTTGATCTTCTGCAGTTCTACTTGATCAGATAAATGTTTGTCTTTCCACACTGGTTGATAAATGGTAGGGGTAAACTGTGAAAATGGCAGATCAGGAGCTCAGGAAGATGTTCTTTCCCAGCTCAGGAAGTTGAAACCCATTGATTGAATCACTGATGAAAACATGCAAGTAAAACATTCATCGTATAATTTCTTTAGCATTCTCGATGGGAGAAACCAACTTCAAATTAAAGAATCAGGGAATCATATTGAGAAAACAAACTTGAAAGTAATGTAAGGAGGGACCATACAATTTTCCTGAGATTGATTCTTTTGTTAGGTTCACTATTTCTGAAATAAGTCCTACTCTTTGTCGCTCattactttttcatttttctgcttTCATCCTTGTTGATTAGATTAAGAGTCTAATCATATTTTCAAGAGTAATTAATTCATAATCAGTTCCATAATTCAAGTCTTGACTTTCTTTCTATGACATTTGTAAAACAACACCGTATTGAAATCACccaaaaaaatcaattaatGAGACATTCTGAGAATCGTTGGTTCCGAATttcttatataaaaaaaattggtatCAACAATTTTGTACTCCTTCTATCCACTTTGATAATAAAgtaaattttaccaaaaaaattactaaagtGGGATAGATGAAGTAGTAcaagaatttttctaatgaGGGGCACTCATCAAAACACGCAAATTTTACCAAATGAATACACACTTAAATTTATTACTCTTGTATTAGATGCCTTTTCCAAATTAATTTgacttttaaagaaaaaaaattactaacaCTTAAAACTGTTTTAAATAGTGTGCCAGCAGCACTTATTAGTCAAACCCATTAATATACAACTTGCTATAAACTTTTTTAAAGATTCCAAAgtaattacatatatatatatatatggattttTGCATactaaacaaaattaaaattatgtATACGAATTAtccaaaaagaaatttattTAATGgaattaccttttttttttttcaaaaagtcgaattactttttatttttttatttctaatCGAATTACACAACCATACCGTACTAAACAAAGGGTCAAAACGCCGACgttaattttcattttcccgGTTATTCACGATCCAGTCTCCGACCTCTACCCGCCCGTCCGCTGCCACCTCCTCCCTTACCGAACCGCCGGAAGCAATTGGAAAATCGAAAATCGCACCTTTGTGCTGTAAAGCAAGTATAAGAAATGTCAGGTTTGTATTGTTATTTCATTACTGGTGATTCCTATTAGTTTTACGATCTGATCAACTTTCACTACTAGATAAAAACGAAACGAAGATCGGAAGGAGAGGCCGAGCAGCTGTGGTTGTCCTCGGCGACATCGGCCGCAGTCCTCGCATGCAGTATCACGCCCTCTCCCTAGCTTGCCAGGTCTATCTATAATTCTACACACAAACAGTTACACACTTCATTTAAACTATatgaaatatatattttttattttcgttcAGTATTTGATGATGTTTAGTATCACTTGCAAACTGCATTTTAGCCTTTTTCTTCTGACTCTTGTTATATCAATTCCCATTCTTCGGTTCAGGCTGGCTTAGATGTAGATATTGTTGCCTATGGAGGTAAATATATGTTTCTTTCATCAAGCAATCAATTATCAATTGGGTTGTTATATTTTCAAGTTGCCAGCAATTTTAGCATTTACAAAGATTCTTGCTTGTTGCTTTATTCTATGCTTTGATTCTGGCTAGGTTCAGAGCCCCACGCTGCCTTGTTACAGCACCAATCCATACATCTTCACAGAATGGTACTACTGTGAGATAGATATTTCAAAACATTTTGAGCTGTGTATTTATAGTTTTTTAGATGGTGCATGGTAATTTACGTTTATTATGTGCTTTTAATCTGCAGACACAGTGGCCATCTGTACCTGAAAGTTTACCTAAGATACTTCGGCCCTTCATGCTTATGCT
Above is a genomic segment from Coffea eugenioides isolate CCC68of chromosome 5, Ceug_1.0, whole genome shotgun sequence containing:
- the LOC113770456 gene encoding peroxisomal (S)-2-hydroxy-acid oxidase, whose protein sequence is MGEITNVTEYQAIAKQKLPKMVYDYYASGAEDEWTLAENRNAFSRILFRPRILIDVSRIDMTTTILGFKISMPIMIAPTAMQKMAHPEGEYATARAASAAGTIMTLSSWATSSVEEVASTGPGIRFFQLYVYRDRNVVAQLVRRAERAGFKAIALTVDTPRLGRREADIKNRFTLPPFLTLKNFEGLDLGKMDKADDSGLASYVAGQIDRTLSWKDVKWLQTITSMPILVKGVLTAEDARIAVQNGAAGIIVSNHGARQLDYVPATIMALEEVVKAAQGRVPVFLDGGVRRGTDVFKALALGASGIFIGRPVLFSLAAEGEAGVRKVLQMLREEFELTMALSGCRSLSEITRNHIVTDWDVPRLLPPARL